A window of the Phycicoccus sp. M110.8 genome harbors these coding sequences:
- a CDS encoding WhiB family transcriptional regulator, producing the protein MTIAPEQDMRQRPHGSAWVDDWAPLGACSTSDPDALFVQGAAQQTAKVVCQRCPVIAECLADALDNRTEFGVWGGMTERERRALLKRRPNITSWAALFAQHRSAQIETA; encoded by the coding sequence ATGACGATCGCACCGGAGCAGGACATGCGGCAGCGTCCCCACGGGTCCGCGTGGGTCGACGACTGGGCGCCGCTGGGTGCGTGCTCCACGTCGGACCCGGACGCACTCTTCGTCCAGGGCGCGGCCCAGCAGACCGCCAAGGTCGTCTGCCAGCGCTGCCCGGTGATCGCCGAGTGCCTGGCCGACGCGCTGGACAACCGCACCGAGTTCGGCGTCTGGGGTGGCATGACCGAGCGCGAGCGCCGGGCCCTGCTCAAGCGCCGGCCCAACATCACCTCGTGGGCGGCCCTGTTCGCCCAGCACCGCTCGGCCCAGATCGAGACCGCCTGA
- a CDS encoding ArsA family ATPase: MAGTGARGAANGFDVASLVRDPATRIVVCCGAGGVGKTTTAAALGLWAAEQGRKVVVLTIDPARRLAQSLGLTELDNTPRPVSGVDTSMGGSLDAMMLDMKRTFDEVVEQHATPEKAAQILANPFYQAVSSSFAGTQEYMAMEKLGQLRAQADRDGRWDLVIVDTPPSRSALDFLDAPKRLGSFLDGRFIRLISTPAKASGRAGLKVFSMGVGMVTSTMSKLLGGQLLQDVQTFVAALDTMFGGFRERADQTYALLKRPETAFLVVAAPERDALREASFFAGRLDEEGMPLAGLVVNRIQRVAAAISAPQARAALDQLTTLEPRSASAEVTQDLLRLHADLAETAERQERLVRRFTAGHPGIPVVEVPASGGDIHDLDGLRTMGSALTAR, translated from the coding sequence GTGGCCGGCACGGGCGCCCGCGGCGCCGCGAACGGCTTCGACGTCGCCTCCCTCGTGCGCGACCCCGCGACCCGGATCGTGGTCTGCTGCGGCGCCGGCGGCGTCGGCAAGACCACCACCGCGGCGGCGCTCGGCCTGTGGGCGGCCGAGCAGGGGCGCAAGGTCGTCGTCCTCACGATCGACCCGGCCCGCCGGCTCGCCCAGTCGCTCGGGCTCACCGAGCTCGACAACACGCCCCGACCGGTGTCCGGCGTCGACACCTCGATGGGCGGGTCACTCGACGCGATGATGCTCGACATGAAGCGCACCTTCGACGAGGTGGTCGAGCAGCACGCCACCCCCGAGAAGGCCGCGCAGATCCTCGCCAACCCCTTCTACCAGGCCGTCTCCAGCTCCTTCGCCGGAACGCAGGAGTACATGGCCATGGAGAAGCTGGGCCAGCTGCGGGCGCAGGCCGACCGCGACGGCCGCTGGGACCTCGTCATCGTCGACACCCCGCCGTCCCGCTCGGCGCTGGACTTCCTCGACGCGCCCAAGCGGCTCGGCTCGTTCCTCGACGGCCGCTTCATCCGGCTCATCTCGACGCCGGCCAAGGCCAGCGGGCGCGCCGGGCTCAAGGTGTTCAGCATGGGCGTCGGCATGGTCACGAGCACGATGTCGAAGCTGCTCGGCGGCCAGCTCCTGCAGGACGTGCAGACGTTCGTGGCCGCGCTGGACACCATGTTCGGCGGCTTCCGCGAGCGGGCCGACCAGACCTACGCGCTGCTCAAGCGGCCCGAGACCGCGTTCCTCGTGGTGGCGGCGCCCGAGCGGGACGCGCTGCGCGAGGCCTCGTTCTTCGCCGGCCGGCTGGACGAGGAGGGTATGCCGCTCGCCGGCCTCGTCGTGAACCGGATCCAGCGCGTGGCGGCGGCCATCTCCGCGCCGCAGGCGCGGGCCGCCCTCGACCAGCTCACCACGCTGGAGCCCCGGTCGGCGAGCGCGGAGGTGACGCAGGACCTGCTGCGGCTGCACGCGGACCTGGCCGAGACGGCCGAGCGGCAGGAGCGGCTGGTGCGGCGCTTCACCGCGGGGCACCCCGGCATACCGGTGGTCGAGGTGCCGGCCAGCGGTGGCGACATCCACGACCTGGACGGCCTGCGGACGATGGGCTCGGCCCTCACCGCACGCTGA
- a CDS encoding ArsA-related P-loop ATPase — translation MAHPDLSHVRLHVVTGKGGTGKTTVASAVAVALARQGRRVLIAEVEGRQGISQTFDVPPLGHTETRILHDRSGGEVWGLSVDPKESLLEYLQKFYKAGRAGSVLEKFGAIDFATTIAPGVRDVLLIGKVYEAAGRRAGGRDTRSGRPHGELAYDAVVLDAPPTGRVVRFLNVNAEVADVARVGPIRSQADSITRMVRSHTTAVHVVTLLEEMPVQETVDALAELRSAQLPLGAIVVNQVREPLLSEPTLRAIGRSRPTTGVASDLKAAGVAVTNGMAAALVTEAREYRDRLDLEERLAEVVREQGRLVARLPYLPEGVESGGIALLAGAAAEQGLV, via the coding sequence ATGGCCCACCCCGACCTGTCCCACGTGCGGCTGCACGTCGTCACGGGCAAGGGCGGCACCGGCAAGACCACCGTCGCGTCGGCCGTCGCCGTCGCGCTGGCCCGTCAGGGACGCCGGGTCCTCATCGCCGAGGTCGAGGGACGGCAGGGGATCTCGCAGACGTTCGACGTGCCGCCGCTCGGGCACACCGAGACCCGGATCCTGCACGACCGCAGCGGCGGTGAGGTGTGGGGCCTGTCGGTGGACCCGAAGGAGTCGCTGCTGGAGTACCTCCAGAAGTTCTACAAGGCGGGCCGCGCCGGGTCGGTGCTGGAGAAGTTCGGCGCCATCGACTTCGCCACGACCATCGCTCCCGGCGTCCGCGACGTGCTGCTCATCGGCAAGGTCTACGAGGCGGCGGGCCGTCGGGCGGGCGGCCGCGACACGCGCTCGGGCCGGCCGCACGGCGAGCTCGCCTACGACGCCGTCGTGCTGGACGCCCCGCCCACGGGCCGGGTCGTGCGCTTCCTCAACGTCAACGCCGAGGTGGCCGACGTGGCCCGGGTCGGCCCGATCCGCAGCCAGGCCGACTCGATCACCCGCATGGTGCGCAGCCACACCACGGCCGTGCACGTCGTCACCCTGCTCGAGGAGATGCCGGTGCAGGAGACCGTCGACGCCCTCGCCGAGCTGCGGTCGGCCCAGCTGCCCCTGGGGGCGATCGTCGTCAACCAGGTCCGCGAGCCGCTGCTGTCCGAGCCCACCCTGCGCGCCATCGGGCGCTCGCGCCCCACGACCGGCGTGGCGTCCGACCTCAAGGCCGCAGGGGTGGCCGTCACCAACGGGATGGCTGCAGCGCTGGTCACCGAGGCGCGCGAGTACCGCGACCGGCTCGACCTCGAGGAGCGGCTGGCCGAGGTCGTCCGGGAGCAGGGCCGTCTCGTGGCCCGCCTGCCGTACTTGCCCGAGGGCGTCGAGTCCGGTGGCATCGCGCTGCTGGCCGGCGCCGCCGCCGAGCAGGGGCTGGTCTGA
- a CDS encoding alpha/beta hydrolase family protein: MARDPIEVLDERAAPPARTTAYGEHPDQVYDVRLPAHATRGLTVVVVHGGFWRAEYDRAHASRQAQAFADAGYPVAVVEYRRPGVPGGGWPGTAEDVRDALAAIRSDPQVGRSPIVMVGHSAGGQLVAWAAAQPWAHGLRGVVSLAGVLDLAHGQATDVGGDAIQAFLGGTPEQVPEAYAAADPVRLGPNVPALVVHARDDDVVPFELSERYAAAHHGPSVRLRPVADGGHYGLIDPEHPAFGQVLAAVDLLAS, translated from the coding sequence ATGGCCCGTGACCCCATCGAGGTGCTCGACGAACGGGCCGCGCCGCCGGCCCGCACCACGGCATACGGCGAGCACCCCGACCAGGTGTACGACGTGCGGCTGCCGGCCCACGCGACCCGCGGCCTCACGGTCGTCGTCGTGCACGGCGGCTTCTGGCGCGCGGAGTACGACCGGGCGCACGCGAGCCGGCAGGCGCAGGCCTTCGCCGACGCGGGCTACCCCGTCGCGGTCGTCGAGTACCGCCGCCCGGGCGTCCCCGGCGGGGGCTGGCCGGGCACCGCCGAGGACGTCCGCGACGCCCTGGCCGCGATCCGCAGCGACCCGCAGGTGGGCCGCTCCCCGATCGTGATGGTCGGGCACTCGGCAGGCGGCCAGCTCGTCGCCTGGGCGGCGGCCCAGCCGTGGGCGCACGGGCTGCGCGGCGTGGTCAGCCTCGCCGGCGTCCTCGACCTGGCGCACGGTCAGGCCACCGACGTCGGCGGGGACGCCATCCAGGCCTTCCTCGGCGGCACCCCGGAGCAGGTCCCCGAGGCCTACGCCGCGGCCGACCCCGTGCGGCTCGGCCCGAACGTGCCCGCCCTCGTCGTCCACGCCCGCGACGACGACGTCGTGCCGTTCGAGCTCAGCGAGCGGTATGCCGCGGCGCACCACGGGCCTTCGGTGCGCCTGCGCCCGGTGGCGGACGGGGGTCACTACGGGCTCATCGACCCCGAGCACCCCGCCTTCGGGCAGGTGCTCGCAGCGGTCGACCTGCTCGCCTCCTAG
- a CDS encoding RidA family protein, with the protein MSAVEDRLAELGLSVPEVVPPVAAYVPAVQDGRRIYTSGQLPMQSGALVQTGKVGDGHGLVPAEDAKKLAELCALNAIAAVKAVVGDLDKVAQVVKVVGFVASDPSFTGQPGVINGASELLGKAFGDKGVHARSAVGVAVLPLDAPVEVEIVVALEDD; encoded by the coding sequence ATGAGTGCTGTCGAAGACCGCCTGGCCGAGCTCGGCCTGTCCGTCCCCGAGGTCGTGCCGCCGGTCGCGGCGTACGTCCCCGCGGTGCAGGACGGCCGGCGCATCTACACCTCGGGCCAGCTCCCGATGCAGTCCGGCGCCCTCGTCCAGACCGGCAAGGTCGGCGACGGCCACGGGCTCGTCCCGGCCGAGGACGCGAAGAAGCTCGCCGAGCTGTGCGCCCTCAACGCGATCGCCGCCGTCAAGGCGGTCGTGGGTGACCTCGACAAGGTCGCCCAGGTGGTCAAGGTCGTCGGCTTCGTGGCCTCCGACCCGTCGTTCACCGGCCAGCCCGGCGTCATCAACGGCGCCAGCGAGCTGCTCGGGAAGGCGTTCGGGGACAAGGGCGTCCACGCCCGGTCGGCCGTCGGCGTGGCCGTGCTGCCGCTCGACGCCCCGGTCGAGGTCGAGATCGTCGTCGCGCTCGAGGACGACTGA
- a CDS encoding NUDIX domain-containing protein codes for MVTREFPVAESPTLRERAERWLAAGDPVTPVEPRSAATVMVVRDGSTSVEVFMLRRVATMAFAPRMMVFPGGGVDPRDAAPDLPWAGPSPAEWAALMQVEEGTARELVAAAVREVFEECGVLLAGPSPEVVIDDVSGEHWHAQRQRLLSREASLSEVLREHDLVLRSDLLGYRAHWVTPEFEARRYDTRFFSALLPQGQRADDLTSEADVADWVQPGELVAAWRDGAALMLPPTVVAVEEVAAAGSAAAFVAERPRIARVQPELVDTGDGLVLRAELPR; via the coding sequence ATGGTGACCCGGGAGTTCCCGGTCGCCGAGTCGCCGACGCTGCGCGAGCGCGCGGAACGGTGGCTGGCGGCCGGGGACCCGGTGACGCCCGTCGAGCCCCGCAGCGCCGCGACCGTCATGGTCGTGCGGGACGGGTCGACCTCCGTCGAGGTCTTCATGCTGCGCCGGGTCGCGACGATGGCGTTCGCGCCGCGGATGATGGTCTTCCCCGGCGGCGGAGTCGACCCCCGTGATGCCGCCCCCGACCTGCCGTGGGCCGGCCCGTCGCCCGCGGAATGGGCGGCGCTGATGCAGGTCGAGGAGGGCACCGCCCGCGAGCTGGTCGCGGCGGCGGTGCGCGAGGTCTTCGAGGAGTGCGGCGTCCTGCTGGCCGGCCCGTCGCCCGAGGTCGTCATCGACGACGTGAGTGGCGAGCACTGGCACGCCCAGCGCCAGCGGCTGCTGTCCCGGGAGGCCTCGCTGTCGGAGGTCCTGCGCGAGCACGACCTCGTGCTGCGCTCGGACCTGCTGGGCTACCGCGCCCACTGGGTGACCCCCGAGTTCGAGGCGCGGCGCTACGACACCCGGTTCTTCTCCGCCCTCCTGCCGCAGGGGCAGCGGGCCGACGACCTCACCTCCGAGGCCGACGTCGCCGACTGGGTGCAGCCGGGCGAGCTGGTCGCCGCCTGGCGCGACGGCGCCGCGCTCATGCTGCCGCCCACCGTGGTCGCGGTCGAGGAGGTCGCCGCCGCCGGGTCGGCCGCGGCGTTCGTCGCCGAGCGGCCGCGCATCGCGCGCGTCCAGCCCGAGCTGGTCGACACCGGCGACGGCCTGGTCCTGCGCGCGGAGCTGCCGCGGTGA
- a CDS encoding MBL fold metallo-hydrolase gives MSPTPPPAPSAAVGDWHGGRVTERALCVLAPNPSPMTLDGTNTWVLLEPGATEAVVIDPGPLHEEHLRRVVAEVEALGARVGATILTHGHADHAEGAERFAELTGAPTRAVGRGHDDLADGDAVRVGGLELRVVATPGHTSDSLSFALPADSALLTGDTVLGRGTTVVAHPDGELAAYLDSLERIAALTGGGAVTSILPGHGPVVPDASAMVAFYRVHRAERLEQVRQALADGAAQAPDVVQAVVERVYADVPREVWPAAAQSVAAQLEYLRARA, from the coding sequence GTGAGCCCGACCCCGCCACCGGCCCCGTCGGCCGCCGTGGGGGACTGGCACGGCGGACGGGTCACCGAGCGGGCGCTCTGCGTGCTCGCGCCCAACCCCAGCCCGATGACCCTCGACGGCACGAACACGTGGGTCCTGCTCGAGCCGGGCGCGACCGAGGCGGTCGTCATCGACCCCGGGCCGCTGCACGAGGAGCACCTGCGCCGAGTCGTCGCCGAGGTCGAGGCGCTCGGCGCCCGGGTGGGCGCGACGATACTGACGCACGGGCACGCCGACCACGCCGAGGGGGCGGAGCGGTTCGCGGAGCTGACGGGGGCGCCCACGCGGGCCGTCGGGCGCGGCCACGACGACCTCGCCGACGGCGACGCGGTCCGGGTCGGTGGCCTCGAGCTGCGGGTGGTGGCCACCCCGGGCCACACGTCCGACTCCCTGTCCTTCGCCCTGCCCGCCGACTCCGCCCTGCTCACCGGCGACACGGTCCTCGGGCGCGGCACCACGGTGGTGGCGCACCCGGACGGCGAGCTCGCGGCATACCTCGACTCGCTCGAGCGCATCGCCGCGCTCACCGGCGGCGGCGCGGTGACCTCGATCCTGCCCGGGCACGGCCCGGTCGTGCCGGACGCGTCGGCGATGGTCGCGTTCTACCGCGTCCACCGGGCCGAGCGGCTCGAGCAGGTGCGCCAGGCGCTCGCCGACGGCGCGGCGCAGGCGCCGGACGTCGTGCAGGCGGTCGTGGAGCGCGTGTATGCCGACGTGCCCCGCGAGGTCTGGCCGGCGGCCGCGCAGAGCGTGGCGGCCCAGCTGGAGTACCTGCGCGCCCGGGCCTGA
- a CDS encoding Crp/Fnr family transcriptional regulator — protein sequence MDHDVVKKAPLFAALDDEASSTLMRSMSQTRLERGDVLFHEGDQGDRLYVIREGKIKLGRRSADGRENLVAILGPGEMFGELSLFDPGPRTMTATAVAETQLLGLGNEDLNGLLEGRPGVAKVLLAALAQRLRRTNENLADLVFTDVPGRVAKALLDLSARFGRPVEEGVLVAHDLTQEELAQLVGASRETVNKALADFATRGWLRLEARAVLLMDVERLRRRAR from the coding sequence GTGGATCACGACGTGGTGAAGAAGGCCCCGCTGTTCGCAGCCCTCGACGACGAGGCCTCGTCGACCCTGATGCGGTCGATGTCGCAGACGCGGCTCGAGCGCGGCGACGTGCTGTTCCACGAGGGCGACCAGGGCGACCGGCTCTACGTGATCCGCGAGGGAAAGATCAAGCTCGGCCGCCGCTCGGCCGACGGCCGCGAGAACCTCGTCGCGATCCTGGGCCCCGGCGAGATGTTCGGCGAGCTCTCGCTCTTCGACCCGGGCCCGCGCACCATGACCGCCACGGCGGTGGCTGAGACGCAGCTGCTCGGTCTCGGCAACGAGGACCTCAACGGCCTGCTCGAGGGTCGCCCCGGCGTGGCCAAGGTCCTGCTGGCCGCGCTGGCCCAGCGGCTGCGGCGCACCAACGAGAACCTCGCCGACCTCGTCTTCACCGACGTTCCGGGTCGCGTCGCCAAGGCGCTGCTCGACCTGTCCGCCCGCTTCGGCCGGCCGGTCGAGGAGGGCGTCCTCGTGGCGCACGACCTCACCCAGGAGGAGCTGGCCCAGCTCGTCGGCGCCTCCCGCGAGACGGTCAACAAGGCGCTGGCCGACTTCGCCACCCGCGGCTGGCTGCGGCTCGAGGCCCGCGCCGTCCTCCTCATGGACGTCGAGCGGCTCAGGCGCCGCGCCCGCTGA
- the nth gene encoding endonuclease III, translated as MYKLLHERYPYAHCELDFENPLQLLVATVLSAQTTDVMVNKVTPTLFARYPDAAALAAADREELETLLKPTGFFRAKTNSVMRLAADLVERFDGEVPPRMKDLVTLPGVGRKTANVVLGNAFGIPGITVDTHFGRLVRRFGWTAEEDPVKVEQVVGELIPRKEWTMLSHVLIFHGRRTCHAKKPACGACPIASLCPSYGIGEVDPVKAEKLLKFELAPGAANPYAADLPGVPSPDAPVGAAAGGAVDGIPGVVPDVVQA; from the coding sequence ATGTACAAGCTGCTCCACGAGCGGTACCCGTACGCCCACTGCGAGCTCGACTTCGAGAACCCGCTCCAGCTCCTCGTCGCCACCGTGCTCTCGGCGCAGACGACCGACGTCATGGTCAACAAGGTGACGCCGACCCTCTTCGCCCGCTACCCCGACGCGGCCGCGCTCGCCGCTGCCGACCGCGAGGAGCTCGAGACGCTGCTCAAGCCGACCGGCTTCTTCCGGGCCAAGACGAACTCCGTGATGCGGCTCGCCGCCGACCTCGTCGAGCGCTTCGACGGCGAGGTCCCGCCGCGGATGAAGGACCTCGTCACCCTCCCCGGCGTCGGGCGCAAGACCGCGAACGTCGTGCTGGGCAACGCGTTCGGCATCCCGGGCATCACCGTCGACACCCACTTCGGCCGGCTCGTCCGCCGCTTCGGCTGGACCGCCGAGGAGGACCCGGTCAAGGTCGAGCAGGTCGTCGGCGAGCTCATCCCCCGCAAGGAGTGGACGATGCTCAGCCACGTCCTGATCTTCCACGGCCGCCGCACCTGCCACGCCAAGAAGCCCGCCTGCGGCGCGTGTCCCATCGCCTCCCTCTGCCCGTCGTACGGCATCGGAGAGGTCGACCCGGTCAAGGCGGAGAAGCTGCTCAAGTTCGAGCTCGCGCCGGGGGCCGCCAACCCGTATGCCGCCGACCTGCCGGGGGTGCCGTCACCCGACGCCCCTGTGGGTGCCGCGGCGGGCGGCGCCGTCGACGGCATACCGGGCGTCGTCCCGGACGTTGTGCAGGCATGA
- a CDS encoding CoA pyrophosphatase, with product MTRPAWIDRARDAIATADSGYFERFSPPEEGGRQSSVLILFGPHDGGGEDVVLTQRAHTLRSQPGDVSFPGGKREPSDATPADAALRETHEEVGIDPGTVDVVAELPDIYLSPRQFVVTPVLGWWREPGPVDAVDPREVHRAVRAPLAHLLDPAARFTVTHPSGYRGPGFEFDGLFIWGFTAGLLSAVLDFGGLTVPWDRDVERPLPDSYRPGGRRDALTQTATEGRS from the coding sequence ATGACCCGACCCGCCTGGATCGACCGCGCGCGTGACGCCATCGCCACGGCGGACTCCGGCTACTTCGAACGCTTCTCGCCACCCGAGGAGGGCGGCCGGCAGTCGAGCGTGCTCATCCTCTTCGGCCCGCACGACGGCGGCGGCGAGGACGTCGTCCTCACCCAGCGCGCCCACACGCTGCGCAGCCAGCCGGGCGACGTCTCCTTCCCCGGCGGCAAGCGCGAGCCCTCCGACGCGACTCCGGCGGATGCCGCCCTGCGCGAGACGCACGAGGAGGTCGGCATCGACCCGGGCACGGTCGACGTGGTGGCCGAGCTGCCCGACATCTACCTGTCGCCGCGGCAGTTCGTCGTGACCCCGGTGCTCGGCTGGTGGCGCGAACCAGGACCGGTCGACGCCGTCGACCCCCGCGAGGTGCACCGGGCCGTGCGGGCGCCGTTGGCGCACCTGCTCGACCCGGCCGCCCGGTTCACGGTGACGCACCCCAGCGGCTACCGGGGCCCGGGGTTCGAGTTCGACGGCCTGTTCATCTGGGGGTTCACGGCCGGGTTGCTCTCCGCCGTGCTCGATTTCGGTGGGCTGACCGTTCCGTGGGACCGTGACGTTGAGCGACCGCTGCCTGACAGCTACCGTCCGGGGGGTCGACGAGACGCCCTGACCCAGACTGCGACGGAAGGCCGGAGCTAG